The sequence ACAACTCAAAATCAACGTCGAgttaaacatttaaaatcaactTATTTCATCCGTAAGTTTCAACTACATACCAACATCGCCGTACGTTAATTCTTTACCAGGAGCCTGGAAAATTATAtcagaaaaattcatcaaagccaaattaatcattagatgaaacattattatcaatcaaCAGACAGAATCTGACCGTATTAGTTTTATTGCGCAACTAAGTCTACCTTTGGAAAATACAATGAAACTAATTTAATTCACTGTAGATGAGACAATCATTAAAACAACTTATACCGATAGCaaattgaattagatataGATATTGGACTCAAATAAAGAGACAacttaaataatgattttgaCTAATATTTGTAAACAATCTCAGTGCAAAACGAACAATTTGATTGTTTATGTATCTATACCTGTAGAATACTGACCTCTGGAATACTGGGTTCTTCAAAGTTAACCCCAGACAGTAAATCCTCTTTCTCCTCTAGTAAACCCGGTTCACCATCTATTTTAACCACCAATGATCCATTTTTTCCGTTTGTTGCGGTTTTTTTCGGTGTTGTTTTATCGACTCTGAGTTTGGGTTGTTTTTCGATGAGTTTATATTTACAGTCGATCAGTAACAGCATCGCTTTAACACTGAAAAAGAGGGGCTGAATCAGAGGGGCAGTAGATTCACACAGTATCAGAGGTGCAGTAGATTCACACAGTATCAGAGGGGCAGTAGAATCATATATTGGGGAGGGGTGAAGCAGATTTTTTAACACTGACCTGATAGCTCCAACTGTTGTCATGACAATGATTCCTTCCAGTAAACCAGCCTATTCACAATTTAAATTAACATCAtattaattattttcttttaattacaaaaaaattgataatcaaataGTCTATAAACAAAGTTGAATATCTTTTTCAGTGTCACATTTTAATTATTCATCGTCAGATATATAGGTCTATAACACGTAGTATAGTAGCAGGCGTTATAGCCTATAAATAAACAGATAACTGAGGCGATCTGGTGGTTTCAAAATCCCCTAATAACTGAATATAGATTAGGCAAGAGATTAACTTTATCCAAGccaaataaatcatattcattactatttaACGTCTCAATTTATGTTTAACATCACAGTTAAACATATAATCTCACCAGTAATCCAATACGCTCAGAGTTATGTCGAAATTAGGATCGATGAAGCTCACCTCTTTAAACGCGTAAGGAAGACCTAAAACTCCAGCAccaatgaatgaaatgaaaatattcgcGAATATTTTCACAGTATTTTTCGACCCGGCTCCAGATATATCAACAGTCATCGTTAAACAGTCTTAGAACAGCAGGATAGAGAGAAACTACTCGACCGGCGGCGAGCGAGCGGTCGGCAGTAAGGTGATGACAATGTGTGTGGTGACAGCTCGCATTGGCTCCACATTCCGCATAGGGATCAGCCGTTACGAGTCGTGTAGCCGCCACTGAGCACTAGCCGCCACAGGTTGAGTTATCATAGTTCTACATTTATTATCGGTATGTTAGTTCAGAAGAAACGTCGATTCCGCTGATGGCCATCCCTGTCGGGTTTCTGAATCAAAAAGCAAGGCAGGCGTGTAGAAACAACAGCCCAGACTGGCAATACGCAGGGGCGAATTAAGGGGAGCACTGGGCACGTGCCCACCTAAAAATATCAGTAAAAAAATCTGGACCAAGCTTTTTATCACATTGTGCCTTGatacttttttttcttttgaaaaaaaacccaaactccggatcggcttaatccggattttggtctaatccggGCAATATTAGCAATTCATCTTAATTATACAagaaaatgagttttaatCCAACTATCAATTAACTTAATTCAACTCTCTGTAGAGTTGCTGTCTTCTGGTAAACTGTAGTTCTTATGCGAATTCACAATATACGGTTTCAGTAGAAATGTTGGGCAGTATAGTTAGTGCCAACTTCTCATATCTACTGTAACAACGACTGTAGCACACAAGTTCCGATTGCGCGAGGATGCGCTCCGTGCCGGCTCCGAGTTGATTGTCATATGCAAAAAAAAGATTGAGCACGGCCCACAGGTTGCTAATCGTTGAAAAGCTTGTGAAAAGTGGTTGAAACACCGTTTTCACCCCATGCTAGAAGTTCTCAAAATGGGGTGAAAATGCTTCCCTCATCTCATTTTCACTCGAGTACACCCGACACCCGACAGCGTGGCACCTTACAAAAGGCCACGCAAATAAATacccttgtttctcatcagtgCTTTTTTTGGAGAAGTGACGATGGCGACATAATAAAACAGATGGCTGCATGCGGGATACGCATTCTCattcttatgtttttatgACGAACTGAgcccagaaaatgaaaaaactgatGAGATACAGGCAATTTTTTCGCGTGGCCAAAAGTTCCACTGGCGCCCGCAACAAAGACATCGGCTCCCGGGCCCTCCCGATACGAGAGCCGGCGAGTTGTATGTATGTTCGACTACAATCTAATCGAGGCCTGCCAGTGTATATATTACCCACTACAGTTATAGCCTACACTATATACACACGTACACTACGATATATGCActgtagtctagtacctagcctttgttaataatgtaatatatatGTGGCATTCTCTTTATCAGTTTAAGATGTTTGTAGTACATAATGTATGTATGTCATTCTAGCTGACGTTTGGATTCAGTTGACGATTGAAAACATATCGGTAAAGAAATGCAAGAAGAAAAGAGCAGCTCTTTAGAAACAGTCATTGTTATATTAGCAGGAACGGCTACTTTATTTATTGCTGGTGGGAATTACGGAGATGGTATTCTAGTCGCGGAATgggttgaatattttcatcgcGGTAGCGGAGTTACATCATGGCTCGGTACTGTTATCATAGGCATCGGTCTATGCGGAGGTTAGCTATACAAAATCGCTAGAGAATATGTATACGTTTTAATGCTTTGGAAATTGGGTTAAACGTCCGGGGTTTCATTGAGGATAATGACATAGAAAACACGGCCATTAATCAACTCATGATTTATCGCTTCGAAATCAGAGTACCAAATCAGAGTACAAAAGTTCGATTCATTTGAAACTTAGTAGAACGTTGGGTTCATTATCATTCATTGGGTTCATTAGTCCAGATAGCGGGCCGtgtagttagtaatggtataACCCTGGGAATGAAGTGTTGCTCCTCTGTTATAGGCCTACACATATGCACCCTGTCGATCAATAATCACTTTATTCgttatatattttatagctCCTGTTGTCAGCCTGCTCGTGAAGAGATTCGGTTTTCGAAAGGTTTTCTTCATCGCTTCAATAATCAACGCCTCAGCAATAACCGTGACGTCATTTGTGTATAATTTCTACCTCGCTATAGCACTACGTGTAATTGCAGGTAAACATTCcaagccccccccccccctacgACGATGTAAAGCCTGTCACATCGTGGAAATAATAGTCGTCGCTGTAATAAATAGACAAAAACCATTGACCGCAAACGGAGACAGATAATAATGAATCGAAGTTTTCTTACAGGATGTGGACTCGCTGTTCAGCAGGATTGTACGTTCCCTTATGTTCTATGCCGATTCCCCAAACATACAGCCATCGCGCAGGCCATATTAGGAGTCGGTTTTTCGGGAGGAGGTTTTACTTTCCCGTTTATCATAAACTACTGTTTGAAGCAGTACGGTTGGCGCGGATGCTGTTTGATTATCGGTGGTATCGCGTCTCAACAGTGCGCTCTAGGACTTCTGTTCCGTCACTGGTCAAATAAACCACTTCCAGAACACGAGGAAAACCAAGAAGTATTACTGGAACAGAGCGATGGTGACAACAACAAAAGATTTCGTGATCTTCACCAATTAGATCTTTTTAAACGGAAAATGTTTATAGCTTTTGTGATACATTCGTTTATCTTACACGCGTCTGCATCAGTTATTTATGTGCACATCGTATCAGGATCCAATCTGTTAATGGGAATTTCGATAGAGCAGGCTAGATTTACTTTATCGTCGATAGCCTTAGCGAATTTAGTCGGTCGATTCGTTATAGCTTTAATGACCAAACATCCTCGGATTGATTCGCTTACTGTACATGTAATACTGAACACATTTCTGGCGATTCAAGTTGGTGTGATACCATTTATGAAGGGTTATACGGCAGCCCTGGCAGTCAGCGCTTCTATCGGCTTTCTGTTATCCGGTTATGGCTGTCTATTTCCACTGATACTTGTGGATTTATTCGGAAATGATTACTTATACATGTCATACGCGTACAGTATATGTTTCGGCGGTGTAGGCTTTCTACTGGGAGCCCCTGTTGCAGGTAAAGTACGGCCTATGAATCGAAGTTGCAATTTGTTCCCAGACGCCCCCGTTGCTGGCACCCCGTTCCATCCTAAATCGCCTACTCTAGTAGAAATCATCAACCCCAGCATCGAAATTAAGATTACAAGGACGAAGCCATTGATATAGCACTCCGATTCCGTgttaaaagataaaataaaatattattagaATAAATACCCACACTTAGAATAATAACGTTCGATCGAAGTAGTTCCTTTAGCTGATAATTTATTCGAAGTTTCGACTAAACATTACTTTCatattcatcttcaggaataggTATTATTCAGTAAGTGAAATTCAGTACGATATTCCTGACGATGATTTAACTTTCAGATATTTCTTTCAACCAGCTTTAAACCGGTGGTCTGCGGCCCCGTAAAAACGCTTATTAGGCCTCACATTATAATAAACGTTTTCGAAAGTAGCTCAGTAAACATCGGAAGTGcgtaatatattttatggatGTCGTAAAACCCATGGTTTATATACGTTGTGTGTTAATTATTTTCAGGTTGGATTTACGACACAACTGGAAACTACGCCGTCTCGTTCTATTCCTGCGCTGGTTTAGTGATTCTAAGTGTTTTAATACTGATTCCCGATTGGATTGTACATATCAAGAAACTGATGAAAACCGACCAAACTAAAGACCATAAAGAGACGATTATCTCAGCGAATTATATCGCCAGTCTGCGGAGTCTTTCATGAATTTGATCATTGTTTTATATCGACAGACATCGAACTTTTCGGTAGTGACTGATAGTCGGATCCGGACCCGAACCCGGACTTCCGATTCTGGACTTGAAATCGACCGTCTCGGACGgatatattgatattcaatgtataaaattcatgttttgataaattaaatgTAGATACGTATCGTATCCACCAAATCTAACGTAAGTAGCTTATTGTTATTCAAAGTATGATGATTAATTCGAATTGATCAGTGTTGGTAACATTAAACCGActcattttatatttatcgGCTTTTCGCTGTAGTCTGTAATGCACTTCTTTGATGAAGTTATCGTCTTCGGTCCAATGGGTACTAACTACGTTCAGTATCCTCGTGGTGTCTACGGGAGTCACAAAGATTAGAAGGCAGTGAGTTGTGTTACAAGGAATTGTCAGGTTTGCAGCGCCACCTCCACCAGTATCAACGTTGACAAACGTTGTAAATCCCATAACTACGAGCATTAATTTCTTGCCCAGAGAAAGCGTTAGCAATTCTTCAACATGTGATCGGAATAAGCCAGTTTTCTAAGGCAGTTGGAGACGTGATCAAAGGCAGCCGAAAAAAAGTTTCATCGCAGATCCGTATTAGGCGCGGAGATAGAATAAAACTTTAGAACTTTATTGAACTCTAAAATCttacaataaaaacattcgaGTGTGAAGTCAGTAAAGTAAAAACAATGTGGATAGGATAAAagaacaaaataataaaatcgAAGGGATGGCAGCACAGTAGCCTATGATGTTAAGTATAAAAAGAGCTAAGGTGCCACAATCACGAGGCCgacaaaaaagaaaactcaCAACATTACTTGCGCGGAAGAAGCTTCGAACCAGTTCAATTTTGTTAATGGAAAGAAATGAACATCGGACACCGGGTTCCATAATCATAGCTTAGACTAAAGacttatttattcattctaaCAAGGCCTATCTAAAGttttaagaccactttggAACTGTCCTGGCCCCAGACATTTTGGTAGGTTTTCGGTggactgaaaatatcaaacgagatAATGTTTGATAATCACTTGTATTCCAATTCGACAGTGAATTTCAAGTATGAAGTTTATAGCAAAGAATAAGGTCAAAATTTTTACATACGCAAcacaaaatgtcatcagcataTCTTATCCACATAATTAGGTTAAGAGCGACTGCATATGTTTGTTGTATTATGTCATTGTAGCTGACGTCTGGTTTCAGTTTGAGATTGAAAAATATCGGTCAAGAAATGCCAGAGGAAAAGAGCAGCTCTTTAgaaacagttattgttatattagCGGGAACGGCTTCTTTATTTATTGCTGGTGGGAATTACGGAGATGGTATTCTAGTCGCGGAATGGgttgattattttcatcgCGGTAGCGGAGTTACATCATGGCTCGGTACTGTTATCATAGGCATCGGTCTATGCGGAGGTTAGCTATACAAAATCGTtagagaatatatatatatatatatatatatatatatatatatatatatatatatatatatatatatatatatatatatatatatatatatatatatatatatatatatatatatatatatatatacgttttAATGCATTGGAAATTGGGTTAAACGTGTGGAGGATTAAATCATGAGGTCAATCCCGACATCTCATTTTAGATTAGTTTATGAAATGTCACTGCCTAACCCCCATCCTCGCTCGCCAGAGTTTGATTTCCTCCTGAAGCTCGCGCCAACACA is a genomic window of Tubulanus polymorphus chromosome 5, tnTubPoly1.2, whole genome shotgun sequence containing:
- the LOC141905913 gene encoding monocarboxylate transporter 14-like, which gives rise to MQEEKSSSLETVIVILAGTATLFIAGGNYGDGILVAEWVEYFHRGSGVTSWLGTVIIGIGLCGAPVVSLLVKRFGFRKVFFIASIINASAITVTSFVYNFYLAIALRVIAGCGLAVQQDCTFPYVLCRFPKHTAIAQAILGVGFSGGGFTFPFIINYCLKQYGWRGCCLIIGGIASQQCALGLLFRHWSNKPLPEHEENQEVLLEQSDGDNNKRFRDLHQLDLFKRKMFIAFVIHSFILHASASVIYVHIVSGSNLLMGISIEQARFTLSSIALANLVGRFVIALMTKHPRIDSLTVHVILNTFLAIQVGVIPFMKGYTAALAVSASIGFLLSGYGCLFPLILVDLFGNDYLYMSYAYSICFGGVGFLLGAPVAGWIYDTTGNYAVSFYSCAGLVILSVLILIPDWIVHIKKLMKTDQTKDHKETIISANYIASLRSLS